Proteins co-encoded in one Opitutus terrae PB90-1 genomic window:
- a CDS encoding CehA/McbA family metallohydrolase — MNIILRFVDGCAVAFVAAARRWSRSLAPMASALLAAVLICGAACTATRAAERGGGQIHARIVDDATGATVAARVALTDGSGKAVEVAGEHPHVDCLNKRWCYVGGEFTAVLPSGDVMLEIRRGIETRPFVATLRANSRGPAPEKTFRLQRWFDRRKAGFVAGDIHAHLPVPAEARFHMEVEDLDTQVLLHMADSVSELPTNALFTGKLDEHSTPEQQIFVGQEVREWHMGHLTLLGLKELVPGYPDMGGGLEYWRSVPHLDLTPAARATRAQGGMIAWSHLCSLPGAESPVLAALGLLDAIELVTWNDPTTLPNHLAPWQESGFSQAEFPVMRALDLYYTLLNAGFRLPVAAGTDKFFEDIPLGSNRTYAHTGSVTGFDAWLAAIKAGRSFVTNGPILEFEVDNHRSGDVIEFNGSRQVRVRAKARSILPFAMIEIIHNGRSVAHRTVYGLEPVDGLYTMEVDTAVRIDESSWLAARVAEHPDIRRPILPRGLSVFAHTSPIYFLDHGKPVREGASIAYLQKYVRGLLHWLDGQPDFLRASDRAAAREAAEQALAYYERL; from the coding sequence ATGAATATTATCCTGCGGTTCGTCGACGGCTGCGCCGTCGCTTTCGTAGCTGCCGCGCGGCGTTGGTCGCGTAGCTTGGCCCCGATGGCCTCAGCGCTGCTGGCCGCGGTGCTCATCTGTGGCGCGGCGTGCACGGCCACGCGGGCCGCCGAGCGCGGAGGCGGACAAATCCACGCGCGGATTGTCGACGACGCCACCGGCGCGACCGTGGCCGCGCGCGTGGCGCTAACGGACGGGTCCGGCAAAGCCGTCGAAGTCGCGGGCGAGCATCCCCACGTGGATTGTCTGAACAAACGCTGGTGCTATGTCGGAGGCGAATTCACCGCGGTGCTTCCGTCCGGAGACGTGATGCTCGAGATCCGGCGCGGGATCGAGACGCGTCCTTTCGTGGCAACATTGCGCGCGAACTCTCGAGGACCGGCGCCCGAGAAAACCTTCCGGCTTCAGCGTTGGTTCGACCGGCGGAAAGCAGGCTTCGTGGCCGGCGACATTCACGCGCACCTGCCGGTGCCGGCCGAAGCGCGGTTTCACATGGAGGTCGAAGACCTCGACACGCAGGTGCTGTTGCACATGGCGGACTCGGTTTCGGAATTGCCGACGAACGCGCTGTTCACCGGCAAACTGGACGAGCATTCGACGCCGGAGCAGCAAATCTTCGTCGGACAGGAAGTCCGCGAGTGGCACATGGGCCACCTGACGCTGCTCGGCTTGAAGGAACTCGTGCCGGGCTATCCCGACATGGGCGGCGGCCTCGAATACTGGCGCAGCGTGCCGCACCTTGACCTGACGCCGGCGGCTCGCGCCACGCGCGCGCAAGGGGGCATGATCGCATGGTCGCATCTTTGTTCGCTGCCGGGCGCGGAGTCGCCGGTGCTGGCAGCGCTTGGGTTGCTCGATGCGATCGAACTCGTGACTTGGAACGATCCCACGACGCTGCCGAATCATCTGGCGCCGTGGCAGGAGTCGGGATTCTCGCAGGCGGAGTTTCCGGTGATGCGGGCGCTGGACCTCTACTACACGTTATTGAATGCGGGATTCCGGCTGCCGGTGGCGGCGGGAACCGACAAGTTTTTTGAGGACATTCCGCTCGGGAGCAATCGCACCTATGCGCATACCGGGAGCGTGACGGGATTCGATGCTTGGTTGGCGGCGATCAAAGCGGGTCGGAGCTTCGTGACGAACGGGCCTATTCTCGAATTCGAAGTCGATAATCACAGGTCAGGCGATGTGATCGAATTCAATGGAAGCCGGCAGGTGCGGGTGCGCGCGAAAGCGAGATCGATCCTGCCGTTTGCGATGATCGAGATCATCCACAACGGACGCTCCGTGGCGCATCGCACGGTCTACGGACTCGAACCGGTCGATGGGCTCTACACGATGGAAGTCGATACCGCGGTGAGGATCGACGAGAGTTCGTGGCTCGCGGCGCGCGTGGCGGAGCATCCCGACATTCGGCGGCCCATCCTGCCGCGTGGGCTCTCGGTGTTCGCGCATACCAGTCCGATCTATTTTCTCGACCACGGGAAGCCGGTGCGCGAGGGCGCGTCGATCGCTTATCTGCAGAAGTATGTGCGCGGGCTGTTGCACTGGCTCGACGGCCAGCCGGATTTCCTGCGCGCCTCCGATCGCGCGGCGGCGCGGGAGGCGGCGGAGCAGGCGTTGGCGTACTACGAGCGGTTGTAG
- a CDS encoding response regulator, with the protein MNDDPAGTPLPTGSATASEQFLQSLLEHLPVFIYRKDREGRLTYANQRYCERRGQPLAALLGQTDFDLSPPELAQTHAADNLIVMQTRRPLEKDELQVLPSGEKSWIHIIKVPIIDADGEVVGTQGMYWDITDRKAVEEALAHERDLLSGLLEHIDDHVYFKDRASRFRRISTSLARKFGLRDPAAVVGKTDFDFFTREHAEPAFADEQAIIRTGEPIVGKIERESWSGNTETWGLTTKVPLRNRAGEIIGTCGITKDVTALKRTEQQLQAAKLAAEAAARAKSEFLANMSHEIRTPMNGVIGMTGLLLDTKLDPEQRQFAESVRNSAENLMTVINDILDFSKIEAGKLLFEELDFDLVETIEGTLDMLAERAQGKGIELIDGIAPQVPRYLRGDPGRLRQILTNLLGNAIKFTEHGEVVLSTTLERETATHAIVRFDVTDTGIGISRDVQARLFQSFEQADSSTTRRYGGTGLGLAISKQLVAMMHGEIGVQSEAGVGSTFWFTVEFQKQTGAPKRVRRVQRDLTSLRVLVVDDNATNRKILRHQIFAWNMQKGSAAGGHEALRLMRDAAAAGEPYDIALLDMQMPEMDGLTLARAIKDDPALAPTHLIILTSLGHRLTRDELQAAGIDAYLVKPVKQSRLFDTLMDAIGVAQVFTRSYETPARSKPNAADTPEPPILRALVAEDNQVNQTVAAAQLKKLRCSVDVVANGLEVLEALSRAPYDVIFMDCQMPEMDGYEATRAIRQREQDRIHPCHWKAPAYIIAMTAHAMHGDREKCLAVGMDDYVSKPMRTAELQAAIERWRATRAPVSG; encoded by the coding sequence CAATCCCTGCTCGAACACCTGCCCGTCTTCATCTACCGGAAGGACCGTGAGGGCCGGCTCACGTACGCGAATCAGCGATACTGCGAACGTCGCGGGCAGCCTCTCGCCGCGCTGCTCGGCCAGACCGACTTCGACCTGTCCCCGCCCGAACTCGCGCAGACCCATGCGGCCGACAACCTGATCGTGATGCAAACCCGCCGGCCGCTGGAGAAGGACGAACTCCAGGTCCTGCCCAGCGGCGAGAAGAGCTGGATCCACATCATCAAGGTGCCGATCATCGACGCCGACGGCGAAGTGGTTGGCACGCAGGGCATGTATTGGGACATCACGGACCGGAAGGCTGTCGAGGAGGCACTGGCGCACGAACGCGACCTGCTCAGCGGGCTGCTCGAACACATCGACGACCACGTTTACTTCAAGGACCGGGCCTCCCGATTCCGGCGCATCAGCACGAGCCTGGCGCGCAAGTTCGGGCTCCGCGACCCCGCCGCCGTAGTCGGGAAAACGGACTTCGACTTCTTTACCCGCGAGCACGCGGAGCCGGCCTTCGCCGACGAACAGGCGATCATCCGCACCGGCGAACCGATCGTCGGCAAAATCGAAAGGGAAAGCTGGTCCGGGAACACGGAAACCTGGGGCCTCACCACGAAAGTCCCGCTCCGCAACCGCGCCGGCGAGATCATCGGCACCTGCGGGATCACCAAGGACGTGACGGCGCTCAAGCGCACCGAGCAGCAACTCCAGGCGGCCAAACTCGCGGCCGAAGCCGCCGCGCGCGCCAAGAGCGAGTTCCTCGCCAACATGAGCCACGAGATCCGCACCCCCATGAACGGCGTGATCGGCATGACCGGCCTGCTCCTCGACACCAAGCTCGATCCCGAACAGCGGCAGTTCGCCGAATCCGTCCGCAATTCCGCCGAGAATCTGATGACGGTGATCAACGATATTCTGGATTTCTCCAAGATCGAAGCGGGCAAGCTGCTGTTCGAGGAACTCGATTTCGACCTCGTCGAAACCATCGAGGGCACACTCGACATGCTGGCCGAGCGCGCGCAGGGCAAGGGCATCGAGTTGATCGACGGCATCGCACCACAGGTGCCACGCTATCTCCGCGGCGATCCCGGCCGGCTCCGCCAGATCCTCACCAACCTGCTGGGCAACGCGATCAAGTTTACCGAACACGGCGAGGTGGTTCTGAGCACCACCCTCGAACGCGAAACCGCCACCCACGCCATCGTGCGCTTCGACGTGACCGACACCGGCATCGGAATTTCGCGCGACGTGCAGGCGCGACTCTTCCAATCCTTCGAGCAGGCCGACAGTTCCACCACCCGCCGGTACGGCGGCACCGGTCTTGGTCTGGCGATCTCCAAGCAACTCGTGGCGATGATGCACGGCGAGATCGGCGTACAGAGTGAGGCGGGCGTCGGCTCCACTTTCTGGTTCACCGTGGAATTTCAGAAACAGACCGGCGCGCCCAAACGTGTCCGCCGCGTACAGCGCGACCTCACCAGCCTGCGGGTGCTCGTCGTCGATGACAACGCGACCAATCGCAAGATTCTGCGGCACCAGATCTTCGCCTGGAACATGCAGAAGGGCAGTGCCGCCGGCGGCCATGAGGCGCTCCGGCTGATGCGGGACGCCGCCGCCGCCGGCGAGCCGTACGATATCGCCCTCCTGGATATGCAGATGCCGGAGATGGACGGACTGACTCTCGCCCGCGCAATCAAGGATGATCCCGCCCTCGCCCCGACTCACCTCATCATCCTGACCTCGCTGGGCCATCGCCTCACCCGCGACGAACTGCAGGCCGCCGGCATCGACGCCTACCTCGTCAAACCCGTCAAACAGTCCCGGCTCTTCGACACACTCATGGATGCGATCGGCGTGGCCCAAGTCTTCACGCGGTCCTACGAGACCCCGGCGCGGAGCAAACCGAACGCAGCCGACACGCCCGAGCCTCCCATCTTGCGCGCCCTGGTGGCCGAAGACAATCAGGTGAACCAGACCGTCGCCGCCGCACAGCTGAAGAAGCTCCGCTGCTCGGTGGACGTGGTCGCCAACGGCCTGGAGGTGCTGGAAGCGCTGAGCCGCGCACCCTACGACGTGATCTTCATGGACTGCCAGATGCCCGAGATGGACGGGTATGAAGCCACCCGCGCGATCCGCCAGCGCGAGCAGGATCGCATCCATCCCTGCCACTGGAAAGCGCCGGCCTATATCATCGCGATGACCGCGCATGCCATGCACGGTGATCGGGAAAAGTGCCTTGCCGTCGGCATGGACGACTACGTGAGCAAGCCCATGCGCACCGCCGAACTGCAAGCCGCGATCGAGCGCTGGCGTGCGACGCGCGCCCCCGTCAGCGGTTGA
- a CDS encoding beta-galactosidase, with product MTALALASSLPAANPSGQPGLAPSANRPPSHLRTSTFQEFHWGVAYYPEHGELATLDQDAERMLAAGMNTVRMAEFAWDLMEPEEGRYDFSFFDDAIARLGAKGIRTILCTPTAAPPRWLSLSHPEILRVDARGVVQRHGSRQHASTASDVYRDYSRKITRAMAEHFANNPNVIGWQTDNEFNCHFSEDYSAGAAQAWIGFLREKFHDDIAALNRAWGTAFWAQTYARFEDVPLPAAGQPTHLNPAHRLDYTRFIAWTVARFQHDQVEILRAAQPRWWITHNGMFRLVDYRGQFGRDLDVLGCDVYPMFTWDPRQRGATQAWALDAARAWTGNFFVPEHQSGPGGQTDYFHDNPEPGELRRMLYTSFAHGADSVLLFRWRTARFGAEEYWCGVLDHDNVPRRRYAEVAQVGAELARVGPALLGTHVAIDTAIAATDFDNTNAHEALHFNLPAPDQVAAELHGHFWRAGYRVGAVHPGDTLRGLKLYIIPHFTIIDTAWLPQLESWVRDGGVLVIGARAGTKDADNNVTTDLLPGVLRPLVGATVVEYGRQNAPEQRPLELEIAGKRVLSREWYEQLAPDDGTEVWLRWATRHQTGTPAATLHRLGKGAVVYVGTYLNGAVGGALVPELAKLAHVLPALAGAPAGVEVVRREADDRALWFLINHTEQPQYVTGLPRGRDLVADRDVRDELTLPPRGVAVIRTPR from the coding sequence ATGACCGCGCTCGCTCTTGCCAGCTCGCTGCCGGCAGCAAATCCCTCTGGTCAGCCCGGTTTGGCTCCCAGCGCCAATCGCCCGCCTTCGCATCTGCGCACCTCAACCTTCCAGGAGTTTCACTGGGGCGTCGCCTATTATCCCGAGCACGGCGAACTCGCCACGCTCGATCAGGACGCCGAGCGCATGCTCGCCGCGGGCATGAACACCGTGCGCATGGCCGAATTCGCGTGGGACCTCATGGAGCCCGAGGAAGGTCGCTACGATTTCTCTTTCTTCGACGACGCGATCGCCCGGCTCGGCGCCAAGGGCATTCGCACGATCCTGTGCACCCCCACTGCCGCGCCGCCGCGCTGGCTGTCGCTCAGCCATCCGGAGATCCTGCGCGTCGACGCGCGAGGCGTCGTGCAACGCCACGGCTCGCGCCAGCACGCCAGCACGGCGAGCGACGTTTACCGCGACTACTCGCGCAAGATCACCCGCGCGATGGCCGAGCATTTCGCCAACAACCCGAACGTGATCGGCTGGCAGACCGACAACGAGTTCAACTGCCATTTCTCCGAGGACTATTCCGCCGGCGCCGCCCAGGCGTGGATCGGATTTCTCCGCGAAAAGTTTCACGACGACATCGCCGCGCTGAATCGTGCGTGGGGCACCGCGTTCTGGGCGCAGACCTACGCGCGCTTCGAGGATGTTCCGCTCCCGGCCGCCGGACAGCCCACGCACCTGAATCCCGCACATCGCCTCGACTATACGCGGTTCATCGCGTGGACCGTCGCGCGATTCCAGCACGACCAGGTCGAGATTCTCCGCGCCGCGCAACCGCGTTGGTGGATCACACACAACGGCATGTTCCGGCTGGTCGACTACCGTGGACAATTCGGCCGCGACCTCGACGTGCTCGGCTGCGACGTCTACCCGATGTTTACGTGGGACCCGCGGCAACGCGGCGCCACGCAGGCCTGGGCGCTCGATGCGGCGCGTGCGTGGACCGGCAACTTCTTCGTGCCGGAGCACCAGAGCGGACCGGGCGGCCAGACCGATTATTTTCACGACAACCCCGAGCCCGGCGAATTGCGCCGGATGCTCTACACCAGCTTCGCGCATGGCGCGGACAGCGTGCTGCTGTTCCGCTGGCGCACCGCGCGCTTCGGCGCGGAGGAATACTGGTGTGGCGTGCTCGACCACGACAACGTTCCGCGTCGCCGCTACGCCGAGGTCGCGCAAGTCGGGGCCGAGCTCGCCCGTGTCGGCCCCGCGCTGCTCGGCACGCATGTGGCGATCGACACCGCGATCGCCGCCACTGATTTCGACAACACCAACGCGCACGAGGCGCTGCATTTCAATCTCCCGGCACCCGACCAGGTCGCGGCGGAGCTCCACGGACACTTCTGGCGTGCCGGTTATCGCGTCGGCGCCGTGCATCCGGGCGACACGCTCCGCGGGCTGAAGCTCTATATCATTCCGCATTTCACGATCATCGATACCGCGTGGCTCCCGCAGCTCGAGTCGTGGGTCCGCGACGGCGGCGTGCTGGTAATCGGCGCTCGTGCCGGCACGAAGGACGCCGACAACAACGTGACCACCGATCTTCTGCCCGGCGTGCTGCGTCCGCTGGTCGGCGCGACGGTCGTCGAGTATGGCCGGCAAAACGCGCCAGAGCAGCGTCCGCTCGAGCTCGAGATCGCTGGCAAGCGCGTGCTTTCGCGCGAATGGTATGAACAGCTCGCGCCTGACGACGGCACCGAGGTCTGGCTGCGTTGGGCCACGCGTCATCAGACCGGCACCCCCGCCGCGACGCTGCATCGGCTCGGCAAGGGCGCCGTGGTGTATGTGGGCACGTATCTGAACGGCGCCGTGGGCGGTGCACTCGTGCCGGAGTTAGCCAAGCTCGCGCATGTGCTTCCGGCGCTCGCTGGTGCGCCCGCGGGTGTCGAGGTCGTCCGTCGCGAGGCCGACGACCGCGCGCTCTGGTTTCTGATCAACCACACCGAGCAGCCGCAGTACGTCACGGGGCTCCCGCGCGGCCGCGACCTCGTGGCCGATCGCGACGTGCGTGACGAGCTCACGCTCCCGCCCCGCGGCGTCGCCGTCATTCGGACACCGCGCTGA
- a CDS encoding CPBP family glutamic-type intramembrane protease, producing MAILLNLLFDLPHRTDLRAMGMVRRFVEMVVLAPFFETLLLQALPVGAVRIFDGGFRAQLLAGWLMFAVAHLVNGLGSALVAGLVGGFYLSFTYTHWRTQSFRSALWMTCSMHALYNLVLFATIAVLVPQP from the coding sequence ATGGCAATCCTCCTCAACCTGCTCTTCGATCTCCCGCACCGGACGGACCTCCGCGCGATGGGGATGGTGCGACGGTTCGTCGAGATGGTGGTGCTCGCGCCGTTTTTCGAAACGCTCCTCCTGCAAGCGCTCCCGGTCGGAGCGGTCCGGATTTTCGATGGCGGATTTCGCGCCCAGTTGCTGGCCGGCTGGCTGATGTTTGCCGTCGCCCACTTGGTAAATGGATTGGGCTCGGCTCTCGTCGCCGGGCTCGTCGGTGGGTTTTATCTTTCGTTCACCTACACGCACTGGCGGACGCAGTCATTCCGCTCGGCCCTCTGGATGACCTGCAGCATGCACGCGCTCTACAATCTTGTGCTATTCGCGACCATCGCGGTGCTCGTGCCTCAGCCCTGA